Genomic segment of Panicum virgatum strain AP13 chromosome 9N, P.virgatum_v5, whole genome shotgun sequence:
AGAGTGGTGAAAAGACTGATGTTACCACCTATGGCATTCTGCTTCATGGGTATGCCTTTCATGGATCTCTTGCTGATGTGCAAAACATATTGGAGATGATGTTAAGGAATGGTATTGAGCCTAATGAATATGTGTTTGCCAGTTTGCTATTTGCATATGCTGTTCATGGAAGTGCTGACAAAGCAATGCTTGTGCTTACTGATATGCGGAAGCAAGGATTTAGCCTTAATGTGGTTCACTATGGAACAATAATAAATGTTCTGTGCAAAGCAGGCAGGATGGAGGATGCTATGTCCCAATTCAATAAGATGATTCATGAAGGAGTGCATCCTAACTGTATTGCCTATGCTTTCTTGGTCCAGGGTTTTTGCACATGTGGCAATTGGAAGAAAGCAAAGGAATTAGTTTTTGACATGATACAGAGAGGTGTTCATCCTGAAGCCAGACGTTTTACTTTAGTCATACGGAATCTATGCAGTGAGGGGAGGCTTAAAGAATCCCAAAAACTCTTCAACCTATTTGTGGGTGTAGGTGGGAAACCTGACATTTTTATGTATGGTACACTCATAAATGGGTATTGCTTATCTTGGAAAATGGAAGAGGCGATGACATTGTTTGATGCTTTTGTCTCTAATGGCTTTAAACCCAATTCTGTCATCTATGGTGCTCTAATTAATGGTTATTTTAAAATTGGGAGGATAGATGATGCATTAACTCTGTTCAGAGGAATGTTGAGCAAGGAAATTAAGCCAACTGTTATCACATATGGCATTATACTGGATGGGCTGTTTAAAGCTGGTAGAACTACTGCTGCATTGGAGCAATATCACAAGATGATTGAAAGTGGAGTGAAGTTTGATTTCATTATCTATAATACAATTCTAGGAGGACTTTGTAAGAATAATCTTGCTGGTCAAGCACTCGTCATATTTCAAGAACTACTTTCTATGAATTTTCATCTTGAGATTCTTACTTACTACATTATGATTGATGGCTTGCTTTGTGCTGGTAAAAGGAAAGAAGCCAAGGATGTTTTTACTGCAATATCAACCAATGGTTTGGAACCTGATGCTAGCATATACAGATTAATGATAACAGCTCTTATAGAAGATGGGTTATTAGAAGAGGCTGATGAGCTGTTCTTATCAATGGAGAACAATGGTCATGATGCTGACTCACGTATGCTAAATGATATTGTTAGGATATTATTGGAAAAAGGGGTGGTGCTCAAGGCTGGAACTTACCTCTTGAAGATTGATGAGAAGAATTTCTCCCTTTATTCTTCCACCACTCAAGCTCTGATATCTCTTTTCTCAGATGGTAAGCATGAGGAGCAGAAAAAGTTTCTTCCTGAGAAATATCACTATTTCAGCGAAGACTGAATGGCTGGAATATTTTATCTGCAACTGAATCCTACTTGGACACCCCAGACAGGTACTTCACTAAGAGTTTAAGACTTCTTTTTTCCTCATAGAGTAAAATACACTCGGCGTCCCTAAACTTCTCCTGGATTTACACTCGCCATAAACTCTCAAAGTGACTATCTGGGTCCTTCGACTTCTCAAGTGGGTTATTCTAAGTTCACTGGATTCTAACTTGGAGTGAACCAATTCAATAGTTGAATGACCCAGATGCTTACCTTGAAAGTTCATAGACCCATGTGATAATCCATGAAAAGTTTAAAGATCCTGAGTGCACTTCTCTTCCTCATAAGCGAACTATGAATGTGGTGATGGTGGGTAATTAGAGAATGGAAGATGGCGTATATTGTAATTGCGCGAGGTTGATGGAAGTGTCCCTGGACCTCTAGGCTGCAGCTTGGGAGCCAGTGATGGCGAGATGCAACCAGGAGGCAGGGATAAGGGAGAACTCTAATTCTCTCTTGATCTTTCAGATTACATGACCATATATATAGGCCCATGCACATTTGCCCTTTACCCAAGCTTATCTCTAACTAATCCCCTAGTAAATCGAAGCACTAACCAAACTCCCAATAACTTCTCTCTCGACAAAAGATCTAAACACCTGATGACACCAACTACTGTGCGGTGTCTGGCAACGCCAGCTGCTTTTTGCACCTAGCATACCGAAGAACCTACATGACAATGAATGTCTTTATTGCTTTGTATGTAAGGTCTCATCTTTTACTGGGCATTTCCCCCCATCCCTCTTGTGATGTTGCAATGAGAGTCAGAGCTAGGGCAAAATCATTGTCTCATCGATGTTCCAAAGGCAATCGGTTGGATAGAAGACTTGAAGATGCATAGACCAAGAAATTTCACTCCAATGAATAATGATTGatctagattttttttccaGAGGTTCAGAGGCTCTCCTCAGTTACCTGAACACAGTTGAATGCTTTAACGTTTGGTGATTTTGTCTTACTGTAAGAGGTTTGATAGCTGTAACCTGTAGCCTTGTGGGCCCTTGATTTGTAATCCATCAGTCATCGCCTTAGTATTAGTATAATGGCTCTGCCAATTTTTCCTAAAGTCTGCTTCCTGTTTATGAATCATCTTGTGCATTGCCACCATGTGGAATGTTTGTAAACAACAAAATCACAGAATTTTCCAACACAGACCCCTTTCTGAGGAAGGGGTGGCCTCAAGAACGAAAGATGGCATTGAACTAAGGAGAGAATTTGCTACCCCATAGAGCTATTTCTCTTATATGTTTTGTTCTGCCTCtttttaatgcaaaagtaaatCTTTTTTTATCATTTGGCCTTTTCTTTTTGACTTATTACCTGCATTGGCGCTGTCCCATTTTCTGTCAAAAAGATTAAGATATGTCACTAATTTTTGCGCTTTTCATATATGGCCAAACCAGGGATCCAAGAAAGGGTGGACAAGGTGTCTGACTAATTGCTAATGCGATGATCTCACCTGAACCAGGGGCCGTGCGGATTCCTTTTTGTACTGATCAGCAATGCAAATGCTAGGGCATGTCTTCTCTGGCCCACCAGACAAGGTGAGAAGGGGTTATGATTGAGCTCCTGAACAAGAGGAGAGCCCTGGTCGGGTTCTAGAGTTGCTTGTTCTGAGGAAAAGTGAGCATGGGATTATAAATTGTGCTCCATTGCCTGAACTCTAATATTTGCAGGAGGTGCTCCTGTCTTGTGTCTGTTGCCGTCTACTGGTCACGCTCTCGCAAATATACGTCTTGTGAGCAGCATCAATCATTTCAGTAAGATTTCGTGTTGGGTGACCAGAAAACGGTGCTGCTGTAGTTGAGAAATTCAGACGGTCGATGTATACTGTTAATGGCTGATGCTGTATTTGTTCAGGTCAGTCATGTACATGCTAGTGCAGTGTGCAGAGCGCCAGGGTCCTTCAGCCCCTTCACGCCTAGagattctcttcttcttccctcacGTTTATATGTCGCAAgtgtaccttttttttttgaaaagatatgtCGCAATTGTACCTCATCAGCTGCTGAAATGTCATGTCTCAGTTAACACCTGAGACATCTAAGAAGGGAATTTTCTTCAGGTAACGTTTCTCATTCAGTGTATGTTAGTTACAGGATCTATTACAACTTTGAATCAACGTAAAACTCTCTGCAGTAATGTTTGCAggttaccaaaaaaaaaaacttcctaTAAGTACCATCTGCCTCACCTCAATCCAACACAGCAAGACAAGGTTGGGAAGGAGTCACAAACGCCACTATGCATGCCTCACGAGCTCGTGTGATGCTCCCTCTCCTGTTGGCTCTCCTGCTCTCGCCGGCGTCAGCCGCTCCGGCATGGCTCGGCCCGGCCGTCGGCGGTGACAGCGGGCCTGCCGACTCACCAGCGGAGGCTCCGACGGCCGTGGCAGCGGCACTGGAGCGGGCAGAAGACGAGGTCGCCGGCAGAatcgcggcgccgccggggagtCTGACGTTCAGGCCTCGCCAGCACCCCTCCGCGCTCAGCCCGGAGCAGAGGCGGGGCCTGGAGCACGAGGCTCGCTGCGGGCCGCGCGTGCCCGTGCGGCGTGGCGTCTTCCCGTGGCCCGGGTGGAATCCTcgctgccgtggcggcggcggcacgcgcggtgatgccgccgccgcgccggccgggcaCCGCCTGCAGCCTCTGTACGACGCGCCGTAGCGGCGGCCGCGCACCACTCTTGACGCTGACATGCTGCACCCTCGCCTGCACACGTACCAAGACAAGATCGGATGAGAATAATGAGCGCTTCAAAACTTTTTTTTGGCCATTTGGCGGTTGTGTCATAAAAAACCAATGTTTATTCAGCAACAACAATATATGGGCCCGGCTAACTTAGGGCCGGCCGTAATATTATGCAACCGTACAGCTGCCCATAATAGGAAAGTCCTAATTAACTACGTTTTCTTTTCTGGCAACCCACGTTTTTGTGTCTGCTGGGCGCCTTTTACACGCCAACTCCCGCTAGTTGCGCGCCAAACCTAGCCCCAACGGGCCCACCAGAAAAAGCAATCTGCCTCTCCGCGCCCCCCTCTCCATACCCCCACCAATCACCGTACGCTGAAAAAATTGCCGGAGCAAAATAAACCGGCCGCcaggcaacggcgacggcgcaTAAAAAAAGCACGAAGAAGAGGATCAGCAAAAGATGAGGTACGCTCATCTGGTAGTGTACTTTTGCACTTTGATAGGACTTTATGTACCAATGATCTGCAATTTGATTGTTAGGGTTCTAGCAACATGTTAGGGAATAATGGCCTGAGTGTGCATCATACTGAACCAACTTCTGCAGAATAGGGAATAATATATGTGTGTTTTTTTCCACAACAAGTTAgatgattgaaaaaaaagagaagcgaGACtgtaaaagaaaggaaaaaaagtgTGCACATACCAACTATCGGTGGTGTAGGTTATTTGTATCCTTTTGGAACGCATGTGTAACAGCAACCATACCAGTTTGgttattttgcaaaagagtctGCATGGAGGTTTGTGACAAAAAATGTAATGTTGCTGCTGTTTTCTACCAGGTAAAGcaagagggaaaagaaaaaaaatgaagtgcTCTACTTACTGTAACATATAGCGGCATGACGAATCTGGTGGCACCCCTTTTCTTCTTGCCATTTAGCACATAGATGCCAACCTCTGCAATAGTGTTTTTCAACTTCCCACCTGGTTTTCATTTGCGGACCTTTTTTTCTTTATCCTCTCCATAATTTCCTCAATCTTTGGTGCTGAACCATGGATAATGTCATACTTATTCTGCATGAAGTTAATAGCATCAACATCCACCTCATACTTCACTTGATCACCCCCGTATGGTAAATCTAGGATGTCGGCAATAGCTTCTGCTGTGACAGCAATCCTACCCCTCCCTAGAAACACCAGCTCTAACCTCTCGGAATCAAAACAGTCCACAAAGAGCCATGAAGCAAGACCCGTCGGCATAGTGGAGCAGGATATCTTTAGCAGACCATCAAAATTCACTTCCTCTATCATCTTACGTTGTGGACCTGACAAACTTGAATATAGCTTGACAAGCCTGGCAGGCGATGCTCTGTTATGAAAAGACAAGATTAGTTATTAAAAACTGTCAAACAAAGGATGGGTTAACAAACAGAGAGAAAAATAGTGCACCTCCATATTAGATGGTTGG
This window contains:
- the LOC120688457 gene encoding protein Rf1, mitochondrial-like; this encodes MKAKKESLVASLERTICDRARSRSLGPRDALRLFDKLLRQPRPRPGSATAFNHLLATFAYGSNDGVARAVSLFGRMAGAGAAVPDARTYSILIASCCRAGRVDLAFSPLAAALKAGLRLAAKSFTPLLKGLCCERRVAEAVDVARRMMPELGCAPNAFSHSAVLKGLCDDGRSLEALELLRTLVRNRDEIGVVAYTIVIRGLFKEDKVEEAVKLFDEMRNQGVSPNVVTYLSIIDKLCKVGSVDKAKGVLQRMVAEGVAPNCAVYSSLINGYAISGQWKGAVMMLKQMIGKGIKPHVITYTSLIRALCKHRKCNEARKVFDYLIKSGEKTDVTTYGILLHGYAFHGSLADVQNILEMMLRNGIEPNEYVFASLLFAYAVHGSADKAMLVLTDMRKQGFSLNVVHYGTIINVLCKAGRMEDAMSQFNKMIHEGVHPNCIAYAFLVQGFCTCGNWKKAKELVFDMIQRGVHPEARRFTLVIRNLCSEGRLKESQKLFNLFVGVGGKPDIFMYGTLINGYCLSWKMEEAMTLFDAFVSNGFKPNSVIYGALINGYFKIGRIDDALTLFRGMLSKEIKPTVITYGIILDGLFKAGRTTAALEQYHKMIESGVKFDFIIYNTILGGLCKNNLAGQALVIFQELLSMNFHLEILTYYIMIDGLLCAGKRKEAKDVFTAISTNGLEPDASIYRLMITALIEDGLLEEADELFLSMENNGHDADSRMLNDIVRILLEKGVVLKAGTYLLKIDEKNFSLYSSTTQALISLFSDGKHEEQKKFLPEKYHYFSED
- the LOC120688458 gene encoding uncharacterized protein LOC120688458; its protein translation is MHASRARVMLPLLLALLLSPASAAPAWLGPAVGGDSGPADSPAEAPTAVAAALERAEDEVAGRIAAPPGSLTFRPRQHPSALSPEQRRGLEHEARCGPRVPVRRGVFPWPGWNPRCRGGGGTRGDAAAAPAGHRLQPLYDAP